From a region of the Armatimonadota bacterium genome:
- a CDS encoding DUF3800 domain-containing protein gives MLNNYSNDCIFYLDESGDLGFSNGSSHYFVIAAVCVDHGDQKHLKRLVRRFKSSRDIPFEAELKANSSKITDRNLFCKKLSSLNCSVHYIVINKNRVKAELRRDTNILYNYVTGLLLTPLLCPLHQADVHLDCRTIKVASGNSLCEYLRIKLWCEMNSQVSVKLAFPDSRQSLGIQVADFVANAIFRHYERGDSKGYKALEPILGNGTRLFFAVVQ, from the coding sequence ATGCTGAACAATTACTCAAATGACTGCATTTTCTACTTGGACGAGTCCGGCGATCTTGGTTTCAGTAATGGATCGTCTCACTACTTCGTAATTGCTGCAGTATGTGTAGATCATGGAGATCAAAAACATTTGAAACGCTTAGTCCGCCGCTTCAAGTCGAGTCGCGACATTCCTTTTGAAGCAGAACTGAAAGCGAATTCAAGCAAAATAACTGATAGAAATTTGTTTTGCAAGAAGCTTTCGTCGCTCAATTGCTCAGTTCACTATATTGTGATTAATAAGAATAGAGTTAAAGCAGAGTTGCGCCGGGACACAAACATTCTTTATAACTATGTCACCGGGCTTTTGCTAACGCCTCTCCTCTGTCCCCTTCATCAAGCTGACGTGCACCTTGATTGCAGAACCATAAAAGTAGCATCCGGCAATAGTCTGTGTGAGTATCTGCGGATTAAGCTTTGGTGCGAGATGAACTCACAGGTTAGTGTTAAGTTGGCATTTCCAGATTCACGGCAGTCATTAGGCATTCAAGTGGCAGATTTTGTAGCGAATGCAATTTTCAGACACTACGAACGTGGCGATTCCAAGGGTTACAAAGCTTTGGAACCAATTCTGGGTAACGGCACGAGGTTGTTTTTTGCAGTGGTACAATAA
- a CDS encoding DUF3800 domain-containing protein, with the protein MIEYCVDEAGDSVLWGRRGKLLVGTEGCSKYFILGMVHVKDPKRLALQAQELRQQILEDPYFRGVPSLDPVKCRTAVAFHAKDDPSEVRRDFFKLLMQHDIKFHAVVRVKREVVRIVSEWRSLHPNYVYNQNQLYDSLTRSLFHDKLHREDAYSIVFARRGKADRTRALQSALEAARSRYCKKNSIVPSASIKVHAAFPKDRIELQAADYFLWAVQRAYEKGEDRYAQLMWPQIHCVWDYDDTREGKTGVRYTKEKPLDAASIHHY; encoded by the coding sequence TTGATCGAATACTGCGTTGACGAAGCGGGTGACAGCGTCTTGTGGGGAAGACGCGGTAAGCTCTTGGTCGGAACTGAAGGCTGCTCCAAGTACTTTATTCTTGGAATGGTTCACGTGAAAGACCCGAAGAGACTTGCGCTGCAGGCACAAGAGCTGCGACAGCAGATACTTGAAGACCCATACTTTCGAGGTGTGCCCTCCTTGGATCCTGTTAAGTGCAGGACTGCTGTCGCATTTCACGCGAAAGATGACCCAAGTGAGGTCAGGCGTGATTTCTTTAAGTTGCTAATGCAGCACGACATCAAGTTTCATGCCGTGGTTCGAGTCAAGCGCGAAGTCGTGCGGATTGTAAGCGAATGGAGATCGCTGCATCCTAATTATGTTTACAACCAGAACCAGCTATACGATAGTCTGACTCGCAGCCTGTTTCACGATAAACTGCATCGTGAAGATGCCTACTCGATTGTTTTTGCCAGAAGAGGCAAAGCTGACAGGACCAGAGCCTTGCAGTCTGCGCTTGAGGCAGCAAGAAGCAGGTATTGCAAAAAGAACAGCATAGTTCCATCCGCTTCCATCAAGGTGCATGCGGCTTTCCCCAAAGACCGGATTGAACTACAGGCTGCCGATTACTTCCTTTGGGCTGTTCAACGTGCCTACGAAAAAGGCGAGGACCGTTATGCGCAATTGATGTGGCCGCAAATCCACTGCGTCTGGGATTACGATGATACGCGAGAAGGCAAGACAGGGGTGCGCTACACAAAAGAAAAGCCGCTTGACGCGGCTTCAATACATCACTATTGA
- a CDS encoding Mu-like prophage major head subunit gpT family protein: protein MPLTKSDMPNLLEDGLKTVFFEAMDNTVANYERIATIVPSESDEEAYPWLGAVPNMREFKDERMPLGLLEHSYSIKNKTWESSIAVEREAIEDDKFGQIRLRVQSLAREAKRHIDELVFTLLKNGFSAACYDGQYFFDTDHSEGESGTQSNKGTTALDATALQAAITAMMKYKDDRGKFLGIVPDLLVVPPDLQWTAMELLESTYWPTDNTKQASNVLKGKLDLLVSPYLTDTNDWFVLSTKGIVKPVILQSRMPIEFAALEADSESGFMRDEYIYGVRARYNAGYGLWQMAYGSQAS from the coding sequence ATGCCGCTTACAAAATCAGACATGCCCAATCTGCTTGAGGACGGGCTGAAAACAGTATTCTTCGAAGCAATGGACAACACAGTTGCCAACTACGAGCGCATCGCAACCATAGTGCCTTCCGAATCCGACGAGGAGGCTTACCCCTGGCTGGGAGCAGTTCCAAACATGCGGGAGTTCAAAGACGAGAGAATGCCCCTGGGACTGCTGGAGCACAGTTACTCCATCAAGAACAAGACCTGGGAGTCCTCCATCGCTGTCGAGCGAGAGGCCATTGAGGACGACAAGTTCGGCCAGATCAGACTGCGCGTTCAGTCCCTGGCTCGTGAGGCCAAGCGCCATATCGATGAGCTGGTCTTCACACTTCTGAAGAACGGTTTCAGCGCGGCCTGCTATGACGGCCAGTATTTCTTCGATACCGATCATTCCGAAGGCGAGAGCGGCACGCAGTCCAACAAAGGCACTACAGCTCTCGACGCGACAGCTCTGCAGGCAGCGATCACGGCTATGATGAAATATAAGGACGACCGCGGCAAGTTCCTCGGAATAGTGCCGGACCTGCTGGTCGTGCCGCCGGACCTGCAGTGGACAGCCATGGAGCTGCTGGAATCGACTTACTGGCCGACCGACAACACAAAGCAGGCTTCCAATGTCCTTAAGGGCAAGCTCGATCTGCTGGTATCGCCGTACCTGACGGACACCAACGACTGGTTTGTCCTTTCGACCAAGGGTATAGTGAAGCCTGTGATCCTGCAGTCCAGGATGCCTATCGAGTTCGCAGCGCTCGAGGCCGACTCAGAGAGCGGCTTTATGCGCGATGAGTATATTTACGGCGTCCGCGCCCGCTACAACGCAGGCTACGGACTCTGGCAGATGGCCTACGGAAGCCAAGCCTCCTAA